A window of Micromonospora eburnea genomic DNA:
CGGTACCGCTTCGGGCTCGCGCGGGCAGTCCCCTCTATCGGCCACCCCCGGGTGCCCTCCCTGCCGGCGATCCCGTGATCCGGTTCCGTGTCGCGCAACCGCCGGTATTCGGCACCCGGCGATACCGCCACATCCCGCACACGGAGTCGATCAGGGCCGACTTACGGAAAGAGTGGCCACCCCGGACGGGATGACCACTCTTTCCGTACTCCTGTGACGCGACCCCGGGCGGCGCGGCCCGGCACCGGGACGCGGCCGGCCAGCCGGGCGGCGCCAGGCCGGCGCCGCCCGGTGAGGCCGGGTCAGTCGGTGGGGGGCAGCGGGGACTGGCGGCTCTTCGGCAGGCGCAGCACCTCGAACTGGTCCGTACCGTCGAGGAGCGCCCCCGACGGGGCTGGCGGGACCGGCGACCCGGCGGGGGACGCGACCACCTTGGCCGGCGACGCGCCGCCGCCGACGGTCACCGGGACCAGGGCCGGGGCCGGCGGCGCCACCGGTTCCGGCGTGCCCCGGCGGCCGGCCCGGCGCTCGCGCAGCGCCTCCTTGGTGCGCTCCACCATCGTGTAGAGGGTCGGCACCAGGATCAGCGTCAGCAGCGTCGAGCTGATCAGGCCGCCGATCACCACGATCGCCAGCGGCCGGGAGATGAAGCCCCCCTCGCCGGTGAGCCCGAACGCCATCGGCAGCAGGGCGAACACCGTGGCGACCGCGGTCATCAGGATCGGTCGCAGCCGCCGCCGGCCACCCTCGACCACCGCGTCGGTGACGGCCATCCCCTGCGCCCGGTACTGGTTGATCAGGTCGAGCAGCACGATCGCGTTCGTCACCACGATGCCGACCAGCATGAGCACGCCGATCAGCGCCGGCACACCCAACGGCGTCCCGGTGGCCAACAGCAGCACGATCGCGCCGGTTGCCGCGAACGGGACGGAGACCAGCAGGATCAGCGCCTGGGTCAGGCTGCGGAACGTGGCCACCATGATCAGGAAGACGATCGCGATCGCGGCCAGCACCGCCAGCATCAGGTCCGCGAAGGCGTCCTTCTGGTCGGCGCTGACGCCGCCGATGGTGAACGTCGCACCCGGTACGTCCAGCGCGTCCAGCCGCTTCTGCAACTCCTTCGTCGTGGTGCCGAGGTCGGAGCCGGTGGCCGTACCGGTGACCGAGACGCTGCGCTCGCCGTCGATCCGGGTCACCTGCTGCGGCCCCTCGACCTGGTTGATGTCGGCGATGTCGTCCAGCCTGACCCGGCCCACCGGCATCGCCCGCAGCTCGTCCACGCTCAGCGGAGGCCGGGCCCCGGTGCTGAGCACCACGTTCTGCGGCGTGCCGTCCAGGGTGACCTGCCCCAGCGGGGCACCCCGGTACGCCTGCGCGACGAGCTGCCCGACGGCGGCCTCGGTGAGCCCGGCCCGGGCCGCGGCGACCCGGTCCACGGTCACCTCGACCCGGGGCACCCGGGTGGCGAGGCTGGTGGAGACGTCCTCCACGCCCGGCGTGTCGGCCACCGCCCCCCGGACGGCCTCGGCGGCCCGGGTCAGCGTGTCCTGGTCGACGGCCTGCACGACCACCTCAAGCTGGTTGGCGGAGCCGCCGCCGTGCCCGCCGCCGAAGCTCAGCTCGCCCACCTCGGGGCCGAGGGCGTCGAACTCCGTACGCAGACTCCGCCGGACGGTCGCGGCGTCGGTGTCCTTGCTGAGCGCGACCGAGAAGGAGGCGGTGTTGCCGGCGCCGGCACCCGCCCACGGCATGTTGCCGCCACCGGCCGTGACCTGGTACGTCTTCACCCCCGGGGTACGCCGGAGCACCTCCTCGACCCGGGCGGCCGCCTGGTCGGTGCCGGCCAGCCCGGTGCCCGCCGGCAGCTCCTGGCGGATGCTCAGGGTGTCCTGGCCGGAGTCGTCCAGGAAGTTGGTCTCCAGCCTCTGCGCCAGGCCGAACGTGCCGAACAGCACCAGCAGGCCCAGCCCCACCGTGGCCCAGCGGGTGCCCCGGGACCGGGTGGCGAAGCCGATCGCCGGCAGGTACGCCCGCTGCAACCGGCTGCGCAGCTCCTTCTCCTCGGCGGCCCGCCGGACGCCGGCCTCGTCCCCGGCGCCGCCGCCCGGCTTCAGGAACCAGTACGCGAGCACCGGGATCACGGTCAACGACACCAGCAGCGAGGCGAGCAGGGCCACCGTCACGGTGATCGCGAACGGCGCGAAGAGCTGCCCGACGAAGCCGCCCACCAGCGCGATCGGCGCGAAGACGGCGACCGTGGTGAGCGTCGAGGCGGTGACCGCGCCGGCCACCTCGCGGACCGCGCCGAGGATGGCCTCGCGCTTCGGCTCGCCGTACTCCAGGTGCCGCTTGATGTTCTCCAGCACCACGATGGAGTCGTCGACGACCCGGCCGACGGCGATGGTCAGCGCGCCGAGGGTGAGCAGGTTGAGCGAGTGGCCGTCGGCCCAGAGCACGATCAGCGCGACCAGCACCGAAAGCGGGATGGAGACCGCGGTGACCAGGGTGGAACGGACCGAGAGCAGGAAGACCAGGATCACCACGACCGCCATCAGCAGGCCGAGCAGACCCTCGGTGGTGAGGCTCTCGATGGACCGCTCGACGAACGGGGCCTGGTCGAAGACCACGGTCAGCTCGGCGCCGGAGGCGGCCTTCAGCTCGTCGAGGCGGTCCCGGATGTCGTGGGAGATGCGGACCGCGTTGCCGTCCGGGGTCGCGGTGACCGCGATACCCAGGCTGGGCTTGCCGTTGGTGCGGGTGAACCCGGTGGCCGGGGCGAGCTGCTGCTCCACCCGGGCCACGTCGCCGAGGCGTACCGGGGCGGCGGGGGCGGTGGTGAGCACGATGCCGCGCAGCTCGTCCACGGTCCGGATCGGGGTGCCGACCTGCACCGGGAGCGACCGGGTGCCGTCGGCCACCGCGCCGGCCGGCAGCGCGACGCCGTTGGTCTTGAGCGCCTGGCCGATCGCCATCGGGGCCAGCCGGGCCGCGGCCAGCTTCGCCGGGTCGGGGGTGATCACCAAGACCTGGTCGCGGGTGCCGGTCACGTCGACCGTCCGGACCCCGTCCAGGCCCTCCAGCTCGGGTACGACGGCGCGGCGCAGCTTCTCCGCCAGGGCCTGCTCGTCGTCGCCGCCGGTCGCGGCGACCACCACGACGGGCAGGTCGTCGGTGCTGCCGGCGATGACCTGCGGGTCCACTCCCTCGGGGAGCTGCCCGTCGATGCGGTTCAGCGCGGTCTGCATCTTGTTGACCACGTCGTCCAGGTTGGTGCCGAACGCGTACTGCACCTGGACGGTGGTGGCGCCCTCACGAGCGGTGGAGGTGACCTTCTCCAGCCCCGGGATGCCCTGGAGACTGTTCTCGATCGGCTCGGTGACCTGGGACTCGACGATCTCCGGCGCGGCGCCCGGGTAGGCCGCCACGATGAACGCGGCGGGAAACTCCAGCGACGGCAGGAGCTGCTGCTTCAGCGACGGCACGGCGTACGCCCCGAACGCCGTGGTCACCAGCGCGATGAGGGCGACCAACCCCCGGTTGGCGAGGCTGAATCTGGCGAGCAGCGACATCAGCGTGGCTCACTCCTGAAATGGGGTGGGTTTGATCCACAAAGTCTGCCCCACCCCTTCCCCCCGCCCCGCACCCACCCACCCTCCGCCCAGCACGTGGTTGATCAAGAAGTTTCGGTCGCGAATCAGCGTTACCGTGACGCGAACTTCTTGATCAAACCGGCGCGGGGTTAGGCGAGGTCTAGGGAGCGGGCGGCGGCCTGGGGGTCGTTGGCGATGGTGATCGGGGCGGGGGCCGTGGAGATGGCCCACTCGGGGTCCTTGAGGCCGTGGCCGGTGACCGTGCAGACGACGGTGGAGCCGGCCGGCACCTTCCCGGCGGCGGCCTGCTGGAGCAGGCCGGCCACGCTGGCCGCGCTGCCCAGCTCGACGAACACGCCCACCTCGCGGGCCAGCAACCGGTACGCCGCCAGGATCTCCCGGTCGGTGACCGCCGAGATCAGGCCGCCGGAGGCGTCCCGGGCGTCGACGGCCTTGGTCCAGCTCGCCGGGTTGCCGATCCGGATGGCGGTGGCGATGGTCGACGGCTCCGGCACCATCTGGCCGGTCACGATGGGCGCCGCGCCGGCTGCCTGGAAGCCGTACATCCGCGGAGCCCTGGTGGCGTTGCCGGCCGCCAGGTCCTCCGAGTAGCCCAACCAGTAGGCGGAGATGTTGCCGGCGTTGCCGACCGGCAGGCAGTGGATGTCGGGGGCGTCGCCGAGCGCCTCGACGATCTCGAAGGCGGCGGTCTTCTGGCCGTGCAGCCGGTCGATGTTGACCGAGTTGACCAGGGCGACCGGATAGTCCTGGGCCAGCTTGCCGGCCAGCGCCAGGCAGTCGTCGAAGTTGCCCTGCACCTGGAGCAGCTTGGCGCCGTGCACCAGCGCCTGGGCCAGCTTGCCCAGCGCGATCTTGCCCTGCGGCACCAGCACCGCGCAGGTGATCCCGGCGCGGGCCGCGTACGCCGCGGCGGAGGCGCTGGTGTTGCCGGTGGAGGCGCAGATGATCGCCTTGTTGCCGGCCTCGACCGCCGTGGAGACGGCGACCGTCATGCCCCGGTCCTTGAAGGAGCCGGTGGGATTGGCCCCCTCCACCTTCAGCCAGACGTCAGCGCCGATCCGGGCGGAGAGCACCGGCGCCGGCAGCAGCGGCGTGTTCCCCTCGTGCAGGGTGATGACCGGGGTGGCGTCGGTGACCGGCAGCCGGTCCCGGTACGTCTCGATCAGGCCCCGCCACATGTCGCTCTCCTCGCGTCGACCGCCCCGGTTAGGTCGGGGCTCCTACCAGCGTGGACCAGCCTCTCGGACCGGCCGCCGGCACACCCTGACCTAACCATCAGGCGGGACGCGGGCGCTACGCCCCTCCCTCGACCCGCAGCACGCTGGTCACCGAGCGGACGATCGGCAGCCCGCGCAGCTCCCGCACGGTGGCCGCGAGCGCGGCGTCCGGTGCCATGTGGGTGACGATGACCAGTTCGGCGTCCTCGCCCCGGCCGGCCGGGCCGCCACCCGCCGGACCCTGCCGCACTGTGGCGATGGAGACCTCGTGCCGGGCGAAGACCCCGGCCACCGCCTCCAGCACACCCGGTCGGTCGGCCACGTCGAGGCTGATGTGGTAGCGGGTGAGCGCCTCCCCCATCGGCCGCACCGACAGGTCCGCGTACGCCGACTCGCTGGCGGCGTGCACCCCGGCCAGGCGGTTGCGGGCCACCGCCACCACGTCACCGAGCACGGCGCTGGCGGTCGGCGCGCCGCCCGCGCCCCGACCGTAGAACATGAGCTGCCCGGCCGCCTCGGCCTCGACGAAGACCGCGTTGAACGCGTCGCCGACGCTGGCCAGCGGGTGGGTCCGCGGGATCATCGCCGGGTGTACCCGCACGCTGACCGTCTCCCGGCCCGCCGCGTCGGTACCCCGGGCGGCGATGCAGAGCAGCTTGATGGTGCAGCCCATCGCCTTGGCGCTGGCCACGTCGGCGGCGGTCACCTCGGTG
This region includes:
- a CDS encoding efflux RND transporter permease subunit is translated as MSLLARFSLANRGLVALIALVTTAFGAYAVPSLKQQLLPSLEFPAAFIVAAYPGAAPEIVESQVTEPIENSLQGIPGLEKVTSTAREGATTVQVQYAFGTNLDDVVNKMQTALNRIDGQLPEGVDPQVIAGSTDDLPVVVVAATGGDDEQALAEKLRRAVVPELEGLDGVRTVDVTGTRDQVLVITPDPAKLAAARLAPMAIGQALKTNGVALPAGAVADGTRSLPVQVGTPIRTVDELRGIVLTTAPAAPVRLGDVARVEQQLAPATGFTRTNGKPSLGIAVTATPDGNAVRISHDIRDRLDELKAASGAELTVVFDQAPFVERSIESLTTEGLLGLLMAVVVILVFLLSVRSTLVTAVSIPLSVLVALIVLWADGHSLNLLTLGALTIAVGRVVDDSIVVLENIKRHLEYGEPKREAILGAVREVAGAVTASTLTTVAVFAPIALVGGFVGQLFAPFAITVTVALLASLLVSLTVIPVLAYWFLKPGGGAGDEAGVRRAAEEKELRSRLQRAYLPAIGFATRSRGTRWATVGLGLLVLFGTFGLAQRLETNFLDDSGQDTLSIRQELPAGTGLAGTDQAAARVEEVLRRTPGVKTYQVTAGGGNMPWAGAGAGNTASFSVALSKDTDAATVRRSLRTEFDALGPEVGELSFGGGHGGGSANQLEVVVQAVDQDTLTRAAEAVRGAVADTPGVEDVSTSLATRVPRVEVTVDRVAAARAGLTEAAVGQLVAQAYRGAPLGQVTLDGTPQNVVLSTGARPPLSVDELRAMPVGRVRLDDIADINQVEGPQQVTRIDGERSVSVTGTATGSDLGTTTKELQKRLDALDVPGATFTIGGVSADQKDAFADLMLAVLAAIAIVFLIMVATFRSLTQALILLVSVPFAATGAIVLLLATGTPLGVPALIGVLMLVGIVVTNAIVLLDLINQYRAQGMAVTDAVVEGGRRRLRPILMTAVATVFALLPMAFGLTGEGGFISRPLAIVVIGGLISSTLLTLILVPTLYTMVERTKEALRERRAGRRGTPEPVAPPAPALVPVTVGGGASPAKVVASPAGSPVPPAPSGALLDGTDQFEVLRLPKSRQSPLPPTD
- the thrC gene encoding threonine synthase; this translates as MWRGLIETYRDRLPVTDATPVITLHEGNTPLLPAPVLSARIGADVWLKVEGANPTGSFKDRGMTVAVSTAVEAGNKAIICASTGNTSASAAAYAARAGITCAVLVPQGKIALGKLAQALVHGAKLLQVQGNFDDCLALAGKLAQDYPVALVNSVNIDRLHGQKTAAFEIVEALGDAPDIHCLPVGNAGNISAYWLGYSEDLAAGNATRAPRMYGFQAAGAAPIVTGQMVPEPSTIATAIRIGNPASWTKAVDARDASGGLISAVTDREILAAYRLLAREVGVFVELGSAASVAGLLQQAAAGKVPAGSTVVCTVTGHGLKDPEWAISTAPAPITIANDPQAAARSLDLA